GTTTTAATAAAGCGTTTGAAAGTAAAGCCCGATTGGGAATCATGTCGGTTTTGATTGTGAATGAAACCCTGAGTTTCAACTCCCTCAAAGAACTGCTGGACATGACCGATGGGAATCTGGCGACACACCTGCGTGCGCTGGAGGAGCAGGGCTATGTCTCAGTAAAAAAACAATTTGTAGGCCGCAAGCCCAACACAACGTATTCGGCCACCCCCACCGGTCGCCAGGCTTTTACCGAGCACCTCAACGCCCTGGAAGACTTTATTCGTGGCTCCGTTTAAACGAAAAAGACCTGCAACCCGATCGCCATTGAGCCGCCGAAGCGGAACGGTTTCAGAGTACAGGTCTTTTCCAGGTACGGTTAAATCCAGAAACCGTCC
This Larkinella insperata DNA region includes the following protein-coding sequences:
- a CDS encoding winged helix-turn-helix domain-containing protein, which translates into the protein MREFLIGFNKAFESKARLGIMSVLIVNETLSFNSLKELLDMTDGNLATHLRALEEQGYVSVKKQFVGRKPNTTYSATPTGRQAFTEHLNALEDFIRGSV